In one Bosea sp. RAC05 genomic region, the following are encoded:
- a CDS encoding tetratricopeptide repeat protein: MACSFSKIASLAALPLVAALSVSPTQALAQKAETVTLCRAEKTERAIAACTTIIKGRGDRKVKASALLSRAQAYWALNRLAEAEKDYSETIKLAPSAMALYRDRAQIRFGLGNTAGAMADFTTALEMAPFDADNYANRGYLKMLQYDFAGAGADLRQGLFWQKDHPRSAYTLGLLHYSTGRYGDAVEQIDRARAAGFRGPEAFITKARSLFYLGTFDPAIREATEGLQAFPTQSSLTEIRARARLARRDLEGALADADAVIQAAPRFGRAYATRAAIRLAMKDVAAATADADKAIELDPSLFDAHELKADILLTSGNEAAARAVLAASAARTDAKMGYDIASRARHAARVAELDKPKPILVTDLGEAELKARCDKRDDPLRLQSCNRLVETATTPQERADRLILRSRARPFAEQLGDLDLAVAAAPDHLPATIARAYAHMATYRYDADLKPYERAWADADSAVRRASPGAPAYEEALLTRATAAQGKGDYEAAIADLTEILKREGAAPYALEMRGTMQLMAGRAAAALADLREIRRVVPDDRRRFLNDDDLVIALIETGNTDEALAMLDGQPQGHLGNETTRQALRARALLARGDAAAAREVASAALTANRAHSGASAVRGIASAQLGNALEAVADLTAAIDETVAIPLKAASMGITPGHMANLFLYRGLARVQLNQSRAAHADFGEAIRRMPDRARAYGERARLSLAADNPAALTDIAMALRIEPNEPRWLALAARIHLATGDLAATERFAGLALAAPAPEPGLLVLRAKARLGLRNFGGAAEDTTAHLALRATDTEALLIRIEARTGQGDLKAALADAEAARNVRSDDARILLALAELRRRNGDAPGAIGAFEDAAGRPDAALLANKRLGDLYAEIASDQLALGYYAKALEQPVRTPDDEALRAQARAARDALIRKMAAPK; encoded by the coding sequence ATGGCCTGCTCGTTCTCAAAGATCGCATCGCTCGCCGCGCTGCCGCTGGTCGCGGCCCTGTCCGTCTCTCCCACACAGGCCTTGGCCCAGAAGGCCGAGACCGTTACGCTCTGCAGGGCCGAGAAGACCGAGCGGGCGATCGCCGCCTGCACCACGATCATCAAGGGGCGTGGGGACCGCAAGGTAAAGGCCTCGGCGCTGCTCAGCCGCGCCCAGGCCTACTGGGCCCTCAACCGCCTGGCCGAGGCCGAGAAGGATTACAGCGAGACGATCAAGCTCGCTCCCAGCGCGATGGCCCTCTATCGCGACCGCGCCCAGATCCGCTTCGGCTTGGGCAACACGGCAGGCGCGATGGCGGACTTCACCACAGCGCTCGAGATGGCGCCCTTCGACGCCGACAACTACGCCAATCGCGGCTATCTGAAGATGCTGCAGTATGACTTCGCCGGAGCGGGCGCCGATCTCCGGCAGGGCCTGTTCTGGCAGAAGGACCATCCCCGCAGCGCCTATACGCTTGGGCTGCTGCATTATTCGACCGGTCGCTATGGCGATGCCGTCGAGCAGATCGACAGGGCCCGCGCCGCCGGCTTTCGCGGCCCCGAGGCCTTCATCACCAAAGCGCGCAGCCTGTTTTATCTCGGCACCTTCGATCCAGCGATCCGCGAAGCGACGGAGGGGCTGCAGGCCTTTCCGACCCAGTCCAGCCTCACCGAAATCCGCGCCCGGGCGCGTCTGGCCCGGCGGGATCTCGAGGGGGCGCTGGCGGACGCCGACGCCGTCATTCAGGCCGCCCCGCGCTTTGGCCGTGCCTATGCCACGCGCGCCGCGATCCGGCTGGCGATGAAGGATGTCGCCGCGGCGACCGCCGACGCCGACAAGGCGATCGAACTCGATCCGTCGCTGTTCGACGCCCATGAGCTCAAGGCCGACATCCTGCTGACGTCGGGCAACGAGGCGGCGGCCCGAGCGGTCCTTGCCGCCTCGGCCGCGCGTACCGATGCGAAGATGGGCTACGACATCGCCTCGCGTGCCCGCCACGCCGCCCGTGTCGCGGAACTCGACAAGCCCAAACCGATCCTCGTTACCGATCTGGGCGAGGCCGAACTGAAGGCGCGCTGTGACAAGCGCGACGATCCGCTGCGGCTCCAGAGTTGCAACCGGCTGGTCGAGACCGCGACGACGCCGCAGGAGCGGGCCGACCGGCTGATCCTGCGCTCGCGGGCGCGCCCTTTCGCCGAGCAGCTGGGCGATCTCGATCTCGCCGTCGCCGCGGCGCCGGATCACCTCCCGGCGACGATCGCCCGCGCCTACGCACACATGGCGACCTATCGCTACGATGCCGATCTGAAACCCTATGAGCGGGCCTGGGCGGACGCCGACAGCGCCGTGCGTCGTGCGTCCCCCGGGGCACCGGCGTACGAGGAAGCCCTGCTGACGCGTGCGACGGCGGCTCAGGGCAAGGGCGATTACGAGGCGGCCATCGCGGACCTGACCGAGATCCTGAAGCGCGAGGGGGCGGCTCCCTATGCCCTCGAAATGCGCGGGACCATGCAGCTGATGGCCGGCCGCGCCGCAGCGGCGCTGGCCGACCTGAGAGAAATCCGGCGGGTGGTGCCCGATGACCGCCGCCGGTTTCTCAATGACGATGATCTCGTCATCGCCCTCATCGAAACCGGCAACACCGATGAAGCGTTGGCCATGCTCGATGGCCAGCCGCAGGGCCATCTTGGCAACGAGACGACGCGTCAGGCGCTGCGCGCGCGGGCCCTGCTCGCTCGTGGCGATGCGGCTGCGGCACGTGAAGTCGCTTCGGCTGCCCTCACGGCCAATCGCGCCCACAGCGGCGCCAGCGCCGTCCGCGGGATCGCCTCCGCCCAACTTGGGAATGCCCTCGAAGCGGTTGCCGACCTGACCGCCGCAATCGACGAGACGGTCGCGATCCCTCTCAAAGCTGCGAGCATGGGCATCACGCCTGGGCACATGGCGAATCTGTTCCTGTATCGCGGGCTCGCGCGTGTTCAGCTGAACCAGTCCCGGGCCGCCCATGCCGATTTCGGCGAGGCGATCCGGCGCATGCCCGATCGCGCGCGCGCCTATGGCGAACGCGCCAGACTGTCCCTCGCCGCCGACAATCCTGCCGCACTGACCGATATCGCGATGGCGCTGCGCATCGAGCCCAATGAGCCGCGCTGGCTGGCGCTCGCCGCGCGCATCCATCTCGCGACGGGCGATCTCGCCGCGACCGAGCGGTTCGCCGGCCTGGCCCTGGCGGCTCCCGCCCCGGAGCCGGGCCTGCTTGTGCTGCGCGCGAAAGCCCGGCTCGGGCTGCGCAATTTCGGCGGCGCAGCGGAGGACACGACGGCGCATCTGGCTTTGCGCGCGACGGATACAGAAGCGCTGCTGATCCGGATCGAGGCACGGACGGGGCAGGGCGATCTGAAGGCGGCGCTGGCCGATGCGGAGGCGGCTCGCAATGTTCGCAGCGACGACGCCCGGATTCTGCTGGCGCTGGCCGAACTGAGACGCCGCAACGGTGACGCGCCGGGCGCCATCGGCGCGTTCGAGGATGCGGCAGGGAGGCCCGACGCCGCCCTGCTCGCCAACAAGCGGCTGGGCGATCTCTATGCCGAGATCGCCTCGGACCAACTGGCGCTGGGCTATTACGCCAAGGCGCTCGAACAGCCGGTCCGAACACCCGACGACGAGGCATTGCGTGCCCAGGCTCGCGCCGCGCGGGACGCGCTCATCCGGAAAATGGCGGCACCGAAATAG
- a CDS encoding M20 family metallopeptidase, translated as MTPEEAKVTAWLADRKDAMVALLREMVDTDSGSYDKEGVDRAGQVLARFHERNGLDVEIIPDGRYGDAVKARLPNPTANDQRPVLLLGHRDTVFPKGEPRRRPFSIKDGRAYGPGVADMKAGLVIEAFVAAAFAECGGLSAPLTMLTTSDEEIGSPSSRPVIEAAARESRCVFNAEPSRLPVGSDFARDRRQSVTSGRKGGVFMRAEFTGKPAHSGANYEKGASAIVDLGHKIPKLQGLTDLEKGITVNVGLIGGGQTVNTVAPHAWCEIDLRYVTAAQRSALVEAIRSIVETPIVPGTGAVLSIKGEFLPLEGTSESQKLFETYRAASAGLGIATIAEFTGGCADSGFTAAQGCPTLCSVGPIGGMAHTPDEFLEVESIVPAAQVLALSVMRAAKLME; from the coding sequence ATGACGCCCGAGGAAGCCAAGGTCACAGCCTGGCTCGCCGACCGCAAGGACGCGATGGTCGCGCTGCTGCGCGAGATGGTCGATACCGATTCCGGCTCCTACGACAAGGAGGGCGTCGATCGCGCCGGGCAGGTGCTCGCCCGTTTCCATGAGCGCAACGGGCTCGACGTCGAGATCATTCCCGATGGCCGCTATGGCGATGCGGTGAAGGCGCGCCTGCCGAACCCCACCGCCAATGACCAGCGCCCGGTGCTGCTGCTCGGCCATCGCGACACCGTCTTCCCCAAGGGCGAGCCGAGGCGACGGCCGTTCTCGATCAAGGATGGCCGGGCCTATGGGCCGGGCGTCGCCGACATGAAGGCGGGTCTCGTCATCGAGGCCTTCGTCGCTGCGGCCTTCGCCGAGTGCGGCGGCCTCTCCGCACCGCTGACGATGCTGACGACGAGCGACGAAGAGATCGGCTCGCCCTCCTCGCGCCCGGTGATCGAGGCGGCGGCGCGCGAATCACGCTGCGTCTTCAACGCTGAGCCCAGCCGCCTGCCGGTCGGCAGTGATTTCGCCCGCGACCGGCGCCAGTCGGTCACCAGCGGCCGCAAGGGCGGCGTCTTCATGCGGGCCGAGTTTACCGGCAAGCCCGCCCATTCCGGCGCGAATTACGAGAAGGGCGCCTCGGCCATCGTCGATCTCGGCCACAAGATTCCCAAGCTCCAGGGCCTCACCGATCTGGAGAAGGGCATCACGGTCAATGTCGGGCTGATCGGCGGCGGCCAGACGGTCAACACGGTCGCGCCCCATGCCTGGTGCGAGATCGACCTGCGCTATGTCACGGCTGCCCAGCGCAGCGCGCTGGTGGAGGCCATCCGCAGCATCGTCGAGACGCCGATCGTTCCGGGCACGGGCGCCGTGCTCTCGATCAAGGGCGAGTTCCTGCCGCTGGAAGGAACATCGGAGTCGCAGAAGCTGTTCGAGACCTATCGTGCGGCGTCGGCCGGCCTCGGCATCGCGACGATCGCCGAGTTCACCGGCGGCTGCGCCGATTCCGGCTTCACCGCGGCGCAGGGCTGCCCGACGCTGTGCAGCGTCGGCCCCATCGGCGGCATGGCCCATACGCCCGACGAGTTCCTCGAGGTCGAGAGCATCGTGCCCGCGGCGCAGGTGCTGGCGCTGTCGGTGATGCGCGCGGCCAAGCTGATGGAGTGA
- a CDS encoding glycoside hydrolase family 15 protein — translation MTVSTMPAGPHSASLDLGVIGNCSIAALIDRRARIVWGCFPRFDRDPVFCALIDNQPGDGDAMPRKGVFAIELVGMTRCEQSYLDNTAILSSVLSDDHGNAIEVLDFAPRFVRYERFFRPPQIVRRVRRISGRPRIRVVVKPSLGIGEEPAEITRGSNHVRFVGADQTIRLTTDAPISYVVDGVAFAVDRPFSFFIGSDEALRAEIEETSRAFLDKTTDYWRDWVRSLSLPFEYQREVIRAAITLKMCAFEETGAIVAALTTSIPEAPGTQRNWDYRFCWLRDAYFVVHALNRLGTTRTMEDYLGFITNIVDSFTESGAEHLPPLYPITRGGTLDEFEAGNLAGYRGHQPVRFGNGAAIQVQNDGYGAVVLAATHAFFDQRLIKPGKEALFGQLERMGELAIAYFDKPDAGPWELREKEAVHSFSSVMCWAACDRLARIAGTLGRADRRDYWKGEAKRVKAVILERIWNEDKGHLVSTFGGTELDATLLLFSELGFLKPDDPRFVATVEAIGRDLTRGDLLLRYATQDDFGFMHTGFLICAFWYVDALHAIGKTEEAKALFGRILKRRNSFGLLSEDADLETGELWGNFPQTYSHVGLINSAMRLSRNWEEAF, via the coding sequence ATGACTGTTTCGACGATGCCTGCGGGGCCGCATTCGGCCTCGCTCGACCTCGGCGTGATCGGCAACTGCTCGATCGCGGCGCTCATCGACCGGCGCGCCCGGATCGTCTGGGGTTGCTTCCCGCGCTTCGACCGCGACCCGGTCTTCTGCGCGCTGATCGACAACCAGCCCGGCGACGGTGATGCGATGCCGCGCAAGGGCGTCTTCGCGATCGAACTGGTCGGCATGACGCGCTGCGAGCAGTCTTACCTCGACAACACCGCGATCCTGTCCTCGGTACTATCCGACGACCATGGCAACGCCATCGAGGTCCTCGATTTCGCGCCACGCTTCGTGCGCTATGAGCGCTTTTTCCGGCCGCCACAGATCGTCCGTCGCGTCCGCCGAATCTCCGGGCGGCCACGGATCCGCGTCGTCGTGAAGCCCTCCCTCGGCATCGGCGAGGAGCCCGCCGAGATCACACGCGGCTCCAACCATGTCCGCTTCGTCGGCGCCGACCAGACCATCCGCCTGACCACGGACGCGCCGATCTCCTATGTCGTCGATGGGGTGGCCTTCGCGGTCGACCGGCCATTCTCGTTCTTCATCGGCTCCGACGAGGCGCTGCGGGCCGAGATCGAGGAAACCTCGCGCGCCTTCCTCGACAAGACCACCGACTACTGGCGCGACTGGGTGCGCTCGCTGTCCTTGCCCTTCGAGTACCAGCGCGAGGTCATCCGGGCCGCGATCACGCTCAAGATGTGCGCCTTCGAGGAGACCGGCGCCATTGTCGCCGCTCTGACGACGTCGATCCCCGAGGCGCCGGGCACGCAGCGCAACTGGGATTACCGCTTCTGCTGGCTGCGCGATGCCTATTTCGTGGTGCATGCCCTGAACCGGCTCGGCACAACGCGAACGATGGAGGATTATCTCGGCTTCATCACCAACATCGTCGACAGCTTCACCGAAAGCGGCGCCGAGCATCTGCCGCCGCTCTATCCGATCACGCGGGGCGGCACGCTCGACGAATTCGAGGCCGGCAACCTCGCAGGCTATCGCGGCCACCAGCCGGTGCGCTTCGGCAATGGAGCGGCGATCCAGGTCCAGAACGACGGCTATGGCGCCGTCGTGCTCGCGGCGACGCATGCCTTCTTCGACCAGCGCCTCATCAAGCCCGGGAAGGAAGCGCTGTTCGGCCAGCTCGAACGCATGGGCGAACTGGCGATCGCCTATTTCGACAAGCCCGACGCCGGCCCCTGGGAACTGCGCGAGAAGGAGGCGGTGCATTCCTTCTCCAGCGTGATGTGCTGGGCGGCATGCGACCGTCTCGCCCGCATCGCCGGCACGCTCGGCCGCGCCGACCGCAGGGATTACTGGAAGGGCGAGGCCAAGCGGGTCAAGGCCGTCATCCTCGAGCGCATCTGGAACGAGGACAAGGGCCATCTGGTCTCGACCTTCGGCGGGACCGAACTCGACGCCACGCTCCTGCTGTTTTCCGAGCTCGGCTTCCTGAAGCCCGACGATCCGCGCTTCGTCGCCACCGTCGAGGCGATCGGCCGCGACCTGACGCGCGGCGACCTGCTGCTGCGCTACGCGACGCAGGACGATTTCGGCTTCATGCACACCGGCTTCCTGATCTGCGCCTTCTGGTATGTCGATGCACTGCATGCCATCGGCAAGACCGAGGAAGCCAAGGCGCTGTTTGGCCGAATCCTGAAGCGACGCAACAGCTTCGGCCTGCTGTCGGAGGACGCCGATCTGGAGACCGGCGAACTCTGGGGGAATTTTCCCCAGACCTACTCCCATGTCGGGCTGATCAACTCGGCGATGCGGCTGAGCCGCAACTGGGAAGAGGCGTTCTGA
- the otsB gene encoding trehalose-phosphatase — protein MTLTHPEPANGAPLSDDRRAIALFLDFDGTLVEIAPSPADVRLDRRVPAALEALRGSLSGALALVSGRPVSFIDGVLDPYRFDVAALHGAEIRLGGRIHSHTEASAPMRDALRNLVRFANSHVGVIVENKDLSIALHWRLAPQLKDEALALMSALAERLGPTVRLQEGKAVAELVPASASKGAAIAQLMQEPPYAGRLPVFIGDDITDEHGFEAVNALGGLSIRIGDGETRARLRIASPTALRAILLDAADRGSLTASHFHQG, from the coding sequence ATGACCCTGACGCATCCCGAACCAGCGAACGGCGCCCCCCTTTCGGATGACCGGCGCGCGATCGCGCTGTTTCTCGATTTCGACGGCACGCTGGTGGAGATCGCCCCCTCGCCCGCCGATGTGCGCCTCGACCGGCGCGTGCCGGCGGCGCTGGAGGCCCTGCGCGGCAGCCTGTCGGGTGCGCTCGCGCTCGTCTCGGGACGGCCGGTCTCGTTCATCGACGGCGTGCTCGATCCCTACCGGTTCGATGTGGCCGCGCTGCATGGGGCGGAGATCCGGCTCGGCGGTCGGATTCACAGCCACACGGAAGCATCGGCGCCGATGCGGGACGCGCTGCGCAATCTGGTGCGCTTCGCCAACAGCCATGTCGGCGTCATCGTCGAGAACAAGGACCTTTCGATCGCGCTGCATTGGCGCCTGGCACCGCAGCTCAAGGACGAGGCACTCGCCCTGATGAGTGCCTTGGCCGAGCGCCTGGGCCCCACGGTCCGCCTGCAGGAGGGCAAGGCGGTCGCCGAGCTGGTTCCGGCTTCGGCCAGCAAGGGCGCGGCGATCGCGCAGCTCATGCAGGAGCCCCCCTATGCCGGCCGGCTGCCGGTCTTCATCGGCGACGACATCACCGACGAGCACGGCTTCGAGGCGGTCAACGCGCTCGGAGGACTGTCGATCCGCATCGGCGACGGCGAGACGCGGGCCAGGCTGCGGATCGCCTCTCCCACGGCGCTGCGTGCGATCCTGCTCGACGCCGCCGATCGCGGCAGCCTGACGGCTTCACATTTCCACCAGGGATGA